The genomic stretch CAGCAGGAACAGCGGACTGCCGCCGGAGTAGTGCGCCAGCCGCCGGCGCAGCGCCGGATCGTCCGGCACGCCGAGGTCGTCCATCAGGGGCCCCAGCAGGTCGTCCCCCAGCGGCCGCAGCCGGATGTGGACGGCGATGCCCTGGCGCACGAGTTCCTCGGTGTCGCGCAGCACCTCCGGCATCAGCTCCCCGGTGCGGTACGCGCCGATCACGCGCGGGGCCGGGCGATCCGGGCCGCGCGGCGCGCCGAACAGGTTGGAGAAGAAGTACAGGCCGTCGCGGGTCGAGGGCGCGTCGTAGAACTGGAGGTCGTCGGCGATCACCGTGTCCACGCCGCGGTAGCCCACGTACGAGAACGCTGTCATGGCCTGGCGGTAGCGCAGCAGGTCAGCTCCCGAGGTCAGCGGCTCGGCCGCGTCGCCCGCGGGCGCGTACTCCGGGAGCACCCGGCCCAGTTCCCGCTGCACCCAGGGCTCCAGGGTCACGTTCCCGAGCCGCTCGGCCAGCACCCGGTAGTTGCGCGCCGACGACGTGAACGGCTGGTGCAGGTCGCCGGGCCGCCCCCGGAACTCCAGGAACGTGCCCTTGCTGGCCGCGAAGTCCATGACCAGGCGGGACTTGCCCACGCCGGGATCGCCCTCCACGTAGATCATCTGGCCGCGCTCCCAGGCCTCCTCGAGCTGCGCCCACTCGGCCTCGCGGCCGATCAGCTGGGGCGGGCGCAGCACCGCCAGCGGCAGCGTGGTGCGCGCGGTGACCGCCGGGGCCGGGATGGTGCCGCGGTTGATCTCGCGGGCGAGCTGCGCGGTCTCCGGCAGCGGCTCGGCCCCGAACTCGCGCTGCAGCGTCTCCTTGCAGCGGTGGTACGCCCGCAGCGCCGCGGGCCGGTCGCCCGAGAGGTAGTGCAGCCGCATGACCTGCCGCCACGCCTCCTCCGAGACCGGGTCGAGCTCCAGCAGCGTCCGGGCGTGGTTCAGGGCCGCCGGGTGGTCGCCGTCCTGCTCCAGCCGCGCCACCTCGGCCCGCAGCGCGAGGCGTCGCCACTCGACCACGCGTTCGCGCTCGGCCGCGATCCAGTCGTCCAGATCCGGGCAGTCGTCGTAGGACAGTCCGGGCAGCAGCTCGCCGCTCTGGGCCAGCAGCTCTCCGGTGCGGCCCTGCGCGAAGCCCTGGCGCAGCCGGATCACATCGACCTCCACCCCCGGCAGCAGGTCAAGGGAGTCGCTCCCGGCGACGAGTTCGGCCCGGACCGCGAGCCGCAGTTTGCGCAGCATCTGCGACAGGTTGTTGCGGGCCGTCGCCTCGGGGGACTCGGGCCACAGCAGGCCGGCCAGCCGCGAGCGCGGCGTCGCCCCCTCCAGCGCGAGGTAGGCCAGGGCGGCCGCGAGTTTGCGTTCCAGACGAAGCTCTCCCCCGGCCGATCCGGTCAGGATCGCGGAGCCCATCAGCCGAACGTGCCACAGGGACGCGGACATGGGAATCGCCTCCCAGTGTAGGACACGCGGGAACGGAGCGGAACGCCCGGCGTTCACAGGCCGCCACACCGCTTCCGGGCCGCCAATCATCCGCGGGTCACGGTGCCCTCCGTACGCTCCGTGCACTTCCCGGGGGGAAGGCCAGGCTCCGCCCGCCGCGGGACTGGCAGGAGGTGAACCCATGAACGCGACCAGACCCAGACCACGCCACGCCAGACCACTCGCGCCCGTCCTCGGGCTGCTGCTCGCCGGGGGGGCCGCGCAGGCCGCGACCGGCACCGTGCAGGGCCAGGCCCTCGACACCGCCGGCAAGCCCCTGGGCGGCGTGCAGGTGTGGATCAAGCCCGTCGTCACGACCGGTGTCGCCGAGGCCGTCACGGACGGCAAGGGCCGCTACGCGGTGCCGGGGCTGCCGCCCGTGGGCTACCGCGCATACGCGTGGCTGGCGGTGCCGTACCGGGGCAAGACCTTCTGCTACCGCCTCGCGTCGGCAGCGGGCGGAGACGACAGCCCCTTCGTCCCGAACGGCACCCTGACGCGCAACTTCCGCTGGCAGCTGTCGGGCCGCATCCCGGATCAGGAGCCGTACAGCGACCTGGGCTACTACGGCGGCAGCCTGCCGCTGATGGCCGGCTTCGGCCAGGAGCGCTGGGCGACGCAGGACGACGAGATCGAACTCACCCTCACGCCCACCGGGCCGCTCATCGACGGCAGCGCGGGGAAGGTGCTCACGAGAACCGCGCCCGCGCGGGGCATGGCGCTCGACGTGCCCATCGGGACGTACCGCGTGCAGGCGACCTTCATCGCCGCGAGCGGCAAGCGCGAGCCGCTCACCGTCTCCGCGACGGACGGCGACTACGCCGCGCAGGCGACCGTGAACTTCAGGCCCTCGGGGGACACCTGCAAGGGCACGACCGGCGGCGCGCCGGGCCGCGCGTACGTGTACTGGCGGTTCCAGTGAGCCGGGTGCTGCTCGCCGTGCTGGCGCTGGCAGCCGGGGTGGCCGGGGCCGCCCGCCTGCCCGCCAACCTGGAGCCCTTCGAGGCCGAGCACGTGTGCGCCGGCCGTGCGGAGGTGCTCGTGCGGGGCAAGACCGACGACGCCCTGACGAGGAACGCGCAGGAGACCCTGACGAAGCTCGTCGCGTCCCTGAAGCTCGGGGGCGGGGCCGCGTACACGGACTGCCCCGCGTGGCTGAGCTACCGCGCGCACGTCACGGGCGACGGCAACGGGAACACCGTGTACGCCGCGACCCTGAGCCTGATCACGCCGAGCCTGGGCACGTCCGCGCTGCACAACCTGAAGGACGACGAGTTCCCCTACGACGGCGGCTTCGAGTTCGTGACGCTGTGGAGTGGCCTGGGGGCCGGCACCGCCACCGGGGCCGAGAACCTGGCGTTCCGTCTGCGCGCCGAACTGGTGTCGCAGATGGACGACTTCGGCAGCGACTGGAAGGCGAAGCACTAAGCCCGCCCGGCGGGTGGATCTGAGCGGCACGCCCCACAGGCGTGCTGCTACGCTGTGGGCCGGTGTCCGCCATGCTCCACGCGAGTCCATCCCGATGACCGTCCCGGCCCCCGGCGCTGCGCCCGACGGCCCTGACGGCGCTGCCCCCTGGAGCGCCGCCGTGCTTGGGCGGGCGCGGCTCGTGGGGCCGGGCGCGGACGTGCCCCTGGAGCGCAAGGCCGCCGCGCTCCTGACGTACCTGGCGCTGGAGGGCCCCACGCACCGCGCGCGGCTCTCGCTGCTGCTGTGGCCCGAGACGCGTGAGGCCGCGGCGCGCAACAACCTCGTGCAGCTGCTGCGCAAGCTGCGCGTCACGACCGGCCACGACGTCGTGTCGGGCGGCGACGTGCTGTCGCTCGCCCCGGACTTCGGCGTGGACGCCGCGGCGGTGCGCGCGCTCGTCACGCAGGGCCGGCCGGCCGACTTCGCCGCCACGGCCCCGGCGCTGCTCGCGGGGCTGACCTACGACGACTGCCCCGACCTCGACGACTGGCTGGCCGCCGAGCGGGCCCGCTGGGCGGAGTGGCACGTCGCGGCGCTGCGCGAGACCTCGGGCGAACTGGAACGCGCGGGCGACCTCGACGGCGCGCTCGCGTGGGCACTGCGGCTCACGGACGCCGACCCGGTCTCGGAGGACGCGTGGCGGCGCGTGATGCGCCTGCACTACCTGCGCGGCGACCGCCCGGCGGCGCTGCGGGCGTACCGGACGTGCGTGGAGATGCTGGAGCGCGAGTTCGGCTCCGCGCCCCTGCCGGACACGGCCGCGCTGGCCCGTGAGATCGAGCGCGGCGCGGTCGCCGTGCCGCCGCGCCCTGTGGCCGCACCTCCGCTCGCGACCCTGCGGCCCCCGCGGCTGGTGGGGCGGGAGGCCGTGTGGGCCGAACTGGACGCGGCGTGGGCGGCCGGGCAGTGGATCGTGATCGAGGGCGACCCCGGCGTCGGCAAGACGCGGCTGGCGCTGGACTTCGCGGCCAGCCGGGGGGGCGTGCTGGTGTGCCCCGGCCGGCCCGGCGACGCCATCCAGCCGCTCGCCACGACCGCCCGCGCGCTGCGCGCCGTCACCGGACAGCTCGGCCCCGACGTGCTGGAGCCGTGGGTGCGGCGCGAGCTGTCGCGGGTGCTGCCGGAACTCGCCCCGGACGAGCGGCCCGCGCCCATGACCGGCGAGGCGGACGTGCTGCGCTTCCGCCAGGCGCAGCTCGCCGCGTACCGGGCGCTGCCCCCGGCCGTCCTGACGGTCGTGGCGGACGACCTGCAGGCCTTCGATGCCGGTTCGCGGCACGACCTGGACTTCGTGTTCCGCTCGGCCGCGCCGCTGGGGGCCCCCGGCGGCCTGCCGCGGCTGATCATCACGTGCCGGCGCGGCGAGCTGCCCCCGGAAACCGCGCAGACCGTGCAGGGCCTCGTCGAGCAGGGTGTGGCGGTACACGTGCGGCTCCCGCCCCTGCCCGAGACGGAGGGGGGCACGCTCCTCGACGACCTCGGCGTGCCCGCCGATCCCGCGCGGCGCGCGCAGCTGTGGCGGCACGCGGGCGGCAACCCGCTGTTCCTGCTCGAGACCGTGCGTCTGCTGCACGGCACGGGGGAACTCGCGGGCGGCAGCGGGCCGCTGCCCATGCCGGACAAGGTGCGCGCCCTGATCGCCCGCCGCCTGACGGGCCTCTCGCCGCGCGCCCTGCAGGCGGCCCGCGCGGCGGCCACGCTGCAGCGCGACTTCGACCTTGACCTCGTGGCGCAGGTGCTCGGCGCGCCGCTGCTGGACGTCGCGTCGGCGTGGGAGGAACTGGAAACCGCGCAGGTCGCGCAGGGCGAGCGCTTCACGCACGACCTGATCCTGGAGGGGGTCGCGGCCGACACGCCCGCGTCGGTGCGCTCGCTGCTCCACCGCAGCGCCGCCCGCGCGCTCGCCCGCGCGGACGCGGCCCCGGCCCGCGTGGCCCGGCACTGGCAGGAGGGCGGCCGGCCCGCCGACGCCGCCGCCGCGTACACCCTCGCCGCGCAGGAGGCGCGGGCCCGCTACCAGATCCCGGAGGCCGCGCGCCTG from Deinococcus sp. AB2017081 encodes the following:
- a CDS encoding BTAD domain-containing putative transcriptional regulator, with the protein product MSASLWHVRLMGSAILTGSAGGELRLERKLAAALAYLALEGATPRSRLAGLLWPESPEATARNNLSQMLRKLRLAVRAELVAGSDSLDLLPGVEVDVIRLRQGFAQGRTGELLAQSGELLPGLSYDDCPDLDDWIAAERERVVEWRRLALRAEVARLEQDGDHPAALNHARTLLELDPVSEEAWRQVMRLHYLSGDRPAALRAYHRCKETLQREFGAEPLPETAQLAREINRGTIPAPAVTARTTLPLAVLRPPQLIGREAEWAQLEEAWERGQMIYVEGDPGVGKSRLVMDFAASKGTFLEFRGRPGDLHQPFTSSARNYRVLAERLGNVTLEPWVQRELGRVLPEYAPAGDAAEPLTSGADLLRYRQAMTAFSYVGYRGVDTVIADDLQFYDAPSTRDGLYFFSNLFGAPRGPDRPAPRVIGAYRTGELMPEVLRDTEELVRQGIAVHIRLRPLGDDLLGPLMDDLGVPDDPALRRRLAHYSGGSPLFLLEIVKHLIESGTFARGELSGLNLPITARVGEIISRRLSRLSAPALQAARAAATLQSDFDVELVAEVLGAPLFDTAAAWEELEAAGVVRGSGFWHDLVYEAVAGGIPTTVRTLLHRAAARALDRAGGHSARVARHWQEGGKPDHAAPAFLRAAREARDHFQLTETVQYYSQAAEAFDTLEQPGPAAAARGEAAAVQAQLLTVGVQ
- a CDS encoding carboxypeptidase-like regulatory domain-containing protein, coding for MNATRPRPRHARPLAPVLGLLLAGGAAQAATGTVQGQALDTAGKPLGGVQVWIKPVVTTGVAEAVTDGKGRYAVPGLPPVGYRAYAWLAVPYRGKTFCYRLASAAGGDDSPFVPNGTLTRNFRWQLSGRIPDQEPYSDLGYYGGSLPLMAGFGQERWATQDDEIELTLTPTGPLIDGSAGKVLTRTAPARGMALDVPIGTYRVQATFIAASGKREPLTVSATDGDYAAQATVNFRPSGDTCKGTTGGAPGRAYVYWRFQ
- a CDS encoding ATP-binding protein, with product MTVPAPGAAPDGPDGAAPWSAAVLGRARLVGPGADVPLERKAAALLTYLALEGPTHRARLSLLLWPETREAAARNNLVQLLRKLRVTTGHDVVSGGDVLSLAPDFGVDAAAVRALVTQGRPADFAATAPALLAGLTYDDCPDLDDWLAAERARWAEWHVAALRETSGELERAGDLDGALAWALRLTDADPVSEDAWRRVMRLHYLRGDRPAALRAYRTCVEMLEREFGSAPLPDTAALAREIERGAVAVPPRPVAAPPLATLRPPRLVGREAVWAELDAAWAAGQWIVIEGDPGVGKTRLALDFAASRGGVLVCPGRPGDAIQPLATTARALRAVTGQLGPDVLEPWVRRELSRVLPELAPDERPAPMTGEADVLRFRQAQLAAYRALPPAVLTVVADDLQAFDAGSRHDLDFVFRSAAPLGAPGGLPRLIITCRRGELPPETAQTVQGLVEQGVAVHVRLPPLPETEGGTLLDDLGVPADPARRAQLWRHAGGNPLFLLETVRLLHGTGELAGGSGPLPMPDKVRALIARRLTGLSPRALQAARAAATLQRDFDLDLVAQVLGAPLLDVASAWEELETAQVAQGERFTHDLILEGVAADTPASVRSLLHRSAARALARADAAPARVARHWQEGGRPADAAAAYTLAAQEARARYQIPEAARLYGLAAELHGDAEQDAPAFDALNARLTLFDLTGSDAAGFRAELERLDGLARTPAQRGQAVARRAEYLGLTGDQEAMERTAQGGLALAHEAGDERLEARLQEITAVANLKLGRPRVALPALERLRVLGQRLGEVPMQALALQGLGLVYQVSSPRDALAVYREAQALGRGNDLRGQVAILTRVAHMLAVLGDVRAAERGYDEALNLLVGSEGVLDVQLLALYGRASCRLTLGEPGRAWQDVQAARQLDPADHVAVSASVGLAEALALLALGQPGPALVAIDAVLAHPAFQVNLRPRAHAIRGSVLAALGRTDEAHAAFRAAADDLGDEPGVGLYAELLARRAAAEAPDARARTAAELDALAREHGLRGFGHAAAVHAALAGFLAGAATALPPAPEEDGDPVFDPGELHAARALAAPALGLDAAPEWAAADRWVQATLPTVPDAFREGFLARHTRR